The following proteins are encoded in a genomic region of Spirosoma sp. SC4-14:
- a CDS encoding M14 metallopeptidase family protein: MFKVFRLAAILLLVVQTSGWSQTLPSPKEHFGFNIGDDYQLATYTQTEAYFKKLATSDRTKLVDIGMTEEGRHQYMLIVSSPENIKKLDRYKEISQKLARAEGLSEEQARALAAEGKAIVWIDGGLHATETVGTHQLIETAWELVSRKDPETLRILDNVVILLTHANPDGQEIVSNWYMREPKAEKRALDHLPRLYQKYVGHDNNRDFFIMNMKETQNMGRQLFIEWIPQIMYNHHQRGPAGSVLAGPPYRDPFNYVFDPLMITGIDALGAAMVNRLNSENKPGFTRLGGSVFSTWYNGGLRTTTHFHNMIGLLTEIIGGPTPEDIPLVPQRLIPNGNTPFPVTPQKWHFKQSIDYSLSLNYSVLDYAARQRDELLYNIYRMGKNSIDRGSQDYWTLSPKRVDEITRAYQADQKKSGSSSTATPDQYGLLPRGGGLPVKYYDSIMKAPAERDPRGYIITANQSDLGTTVRFINALVKTGIQIQEATSDFTVAGKKYPAGSYIVKTDQSFRPHILDMFEPQDHPNDFQYPGGPPVRPYDAAGWTLAYQMNVQFDRVLDAFDGPFKKLPLGELQSPKGHIDAASGAGYVLSAKANNSFIAVNDLLSSGVDVYRMPVGVSGNSAIESGAFFVPASAKAKTALDKSAKDLGLDIKSIAKRPTSLVKVAPQRIALWDTYGGSMPSGWVRWLMEQYHFPMKLIYAQDIDAGDLRKQYDVIVFVTRAIPAPSTGNGRGDGEFNYFQGREPKAEELPAEYRMWVGKITPDKSIPQLKKFMEAGGSVVTIGSSTNLAYHLGLPVKSALVEMTSSGQERPLPNEKYYIPGSVLRVTLDSTQQATWGMPTQTDVYFDASPVFKIAPDAIAKGTVKPLAWFATDKPLRSGWAWGQSYLRDGVAAFMAPVGAGKLLAFGPEITFRAQAQGTFKLLFNQLYGASVSQ; encoded by the coding sequence ATGTTCAAAGTTTTCCGATTAGCGGCTATTCTTCTGCTTGTGGTTCAAACCAGCGGATGGTCGCAGACACTTCCATCACCCAAAGAGCATTTTGGTTTCAATATCGGCGACGATTACCAACTTGCTACGTACACGCAAACCGAAGCCTATTTTAAAAAACTGGCAACCTCGGATCGCACCAAACTGGTCGATATTGGTATGACCGAAGAAGGACGGCATCAGTATATGCTAATTGTGTCGTCGCCAGAAAACATTAAAAAACTGGATCGGTACAAAGAGATTTCTCAAAAGTTAGCCCGTGCTGAAGGTCTTTCGGAAGAACAGGCACGCGCACTGGCTGCCGAAGGAAAAGCCATTGTCTGGATCGACGGTGGTTTGCACGCAACGGAAACCGTTGGTACGCACCAGCTCATCGAAACAGCCTGGGAACTCGTAAGTCGTAAAGATCCCGAAACATTGCGGATACTCGACAATGTGGTTATTCTGCTGACCCACGCCAACCCCGATGGGCAGGAGATTGTCAGTAACTGGTATATGCGTGAACCGAAAGCCGAAAAACGGGCTCTGGACCACCTCCCCCGCCTGTATCAGAAATACGTTGGTCATGACAATAACCGCGACTTTTTCATCATGAATATGAAAGAGACGCAGAATATGGGGCGCCAGTTGTTTATTGAGTGGATTCCGCAAATCATGTACAATCACCACCAGCGCGGTCCGGCCGGATCGGTGCTGGCGGGTCCGCCCTACCGCGATCCGTTCAACTACGTGTTCGACCCACTCATGATTACGGGGATCGATGCGTTGGGTGCTGCTATGGTGAATCGGTTAAATTCGGAGAACAAGCCTGGTTTTACCCGCCTGGGAGGGTCCGTTTTTTCGACTTGGTATAATGGTGGTCTTCGTACAACAACCCACTTCCATAATATGATTGGTTTGCTGACCGAAATCATTGGTGGGCCAACTCCAGAAGATATTCCGCTGGTACCGCAACGGCTGATCCCAAACGGAAATACACCGTTTCCCGTAACTCCTCAGAAATGGCATTTCAAACAATCGATCGATTACTCGCTATCGTTAAACTATTCGGTTCTGGATTATGCGGCCCGCCAGCGCGACGAGTTGCTGTATAACATCTATCGGATGGGCAAAAACTCCATCGACCGGGGTAGTCAGGATTACTGGACACTCTCGCCCAAACGCGTCGATGAAATTACCCGCGCCTATCAGGCCGATCAGAAAAAAAGTGGTTCTTCATCCACCGCAACCCCCGACCAATACGGATTACTGCCTCGTGGGGGCGGTTTGCCGGTAAAATACTACGACTCAATCATGAAAGCCCCCGCCGAACGCGACCCACGTGGTTATATCATTACGGCGAATCAATCGGATTTAGGGACAACCGTTCGCTTCATCAATGCGCTTGTTAAAACGGGTATTCAGATTCAGGAAGCTACGAGCGATTTCACGGTAGCAGGCAAAAAATATCCGGCAGGTTCTTATATCGTTAAAACCGATCAGTCGTTCCGGCCCCACATTCTGGATATGTTTGAACCACAGGATCACCCCAACGATTTCCAGTATCCGGGCGGCCCTCCGGTACGCCCATACGATGCGGCTGGCTGGACATTAGCCTACCAGATGAATGTGCAATTTGACCGCGTTCTGGATGCTTTCGATGGCCCATTCAAGAAATTACCGTTAGGTGAACTTCAGTCGCCCAAAGGTCATATCGATGCGGCATCGGGTGCTGGTTATGTACTGAGTGCCAAAGCCAATAATTCATTCATTGCTGTCAATGACCTGCTCAGTTCCGGTGTCGATGTCTATCGGATGCCCGTAGGAGTTTCAGGCAATTCGGCTATCGAATCGGGTGCGTTTTTCGTTCCCGCATCGGCCAAAGCCAAGACTGCGTTAGATAAATCGGCCAAAGATCTGGGTCTTGACATTAAAAGCATCGCGAAACGGCCAACATCGCTGGTTAAGGTAGCCCCCCAACGTATTGCGCTCTGGGATACCTACGGCGGTTCAATGCCGTCGGGTTGGGTACGCTGGCTGATGGAGCAATACCATTTCCCCATGAAGCTGATTTATGCGCAGGATATTGACGCGGGCGATTTGCGGAAGCAATACGACGTTATTGTTTTCGTAACCCGTGCCATACCAGCGCCCAGTACCGGCAATGGCCGTGGCGATGGTGAATTCAATTATTTTCAGGGTCGCGAACCGAAAGCCGAAGAACTACCCGCCGAATATCGTATGTGGGTCGGCAAAATTACTCCCGACAAATCAATTCCTCAGTTGAAGAAGTTTATGGAAGCGGGCGGTAGTGTTGTCACCATTGGCAGCAGCACAAATCTGGCCTATCACCTGGGCCTTCCCGTGAAAAGCGCGCTGGTCGAAATGACGAGTTCAGGTCAGGAGCGTCCACTACCAAACGAAAAATATTACATTCCGGGCAGTGTTTTGCGTGTAACCCTCGATTCGACTCAGCAGGCTACCTGGGGTATGCCCACTCAAACGGATGTATATTTTGATGCCAGTCCGGTCTTTAAAATTGCTCCCGATGCAATTGCGAAAGGAACGGTTAAACCGTTGGCCTGGTTTGCAACCGACAAGCCCCTGCGCAGCGGCTGGGCCTGGGGACAATCCTACCTCCGCGACGGCGTAGCTGCTTTTATGGCACCGGTAGGCGCGGGAAAATTACTTGCCTTCGGCCCCGAAATCACCTTCCGGGCACAAGCGCAGGGAACGTTTAAGCTCCTCTTCAATCAGCTTTATGGCGCTTCCGTAAGCCAATAA